The SAR202 cluster bacterium genome has a window encoding:
- a CDS encoding FHA domain-containing protein — protein METPSGVVIRDLNTTNGTYVNFDRVGSCEHSLKSGDRIRLAGSEVVIVYLQEGYNTVKMDTPPAFAGEAVSSSRKASATEDAGESLAPKDTALLKYLESRRSEVVSREDIVKRVWPELPAGVNTELLVSESVNRVRAKLGDDPAKPTHIITVGEFGYLFI, from the coding sequence ATGGAGACCCCGTCCGGCGTCGTAATTCGCGACCTCAACACCACCAACGGCACATACGTTAATTTCGACCGAGTAGGCTCCTGCGAGCACTCGCTCAAGAGCGGAGACCGCATCCGCCTGGCGGGCAGCGAAGTAGTTATCGTTTACCTGCAGGAGGGGTACAACACGGTCAAAATGGATACCCCGCCTGCCTTCGCGGGGGAGGCGGTCTCTTCGAGCAGAAAGGCGTCGGCGACTGAGGATGCCGGAGAGTCACTGGCGCCCAAAGACACCGCACTGCTCAAGTATCTGGAATCGCGACGTAGCGAAGTTGTGAGCCGCGAGGATATCGTGAAGCGGGTGTGGCCGGAGCTTCCTGCCGGCGTAAACACGGAGCTACTGGTATCCGAGTCCGTCAACAGGGTCCGAGCGAAGCTGGGCGACGACCCGGCAAAACCGACCCACATTATCACAGTCGGTGAGTTCGGCTACCTTTTCATCTGA
- a CDS encoding PspC domain-containing protein — translation MNKRMYKSRKNRMIAGVAGGIAEYIDVDPTLIRLAFVLLVFAGASGIIIYIVLAIILPEQESIVPPASSSGTPPADIAGQPAPEIAPDFSPRRYSESRNKGAQVIGLGIIALGILFLLINFGVFSWLEWGVIWPVVLIAIGLLLILGRARR, via the coding sequence ATGAATAAGAGAATGTACAAGAGTAGGAAGAACCGCATGATTGCCGGCGTGGCCGGCGGGATCGCAGAGTACATCGACGTCGATCCAACGTTGATTCGACTTGCCTTCGTGCTGCTGGTCTTCGCCGGGGCTTCAGGGATCATCATCTACATTGTCCTCGCCATAATACTTCCAGAGCAGGAGTCCATCGTTCCTCCTGCGTCGTCTTCCGGCACCCCGCCGGCTGATATTGCCGGCCAGCCGGCGCCGGAGATTGCGCCCGACTTTTCACCTCGTCGATATTCCGAGTCTCGCAACAAGGGCGCGCAGGTCATAGGGCTCGGGATAATTGCCCTGGGCATACTGTTCCTGCTGATCAACTTTGGGGTATTCAGCTGGCTGGAATGGGGCGTTATCTGGCCCGTCGTATTGATCGCCATCGGCCTGTTGTTGATACTCGGCAGGGCGCGGAGGTAA
- a CDS encoding phage holin family protein gives MEGSSMARDEKDKRPSGIVLLAIRFLINALALWLAAELLPGLDIADWKALLGTALIFGLVNAVIKPFVKLIGLPLTCLTLGLFALVINTLMLLLAVWLASLLDLAVEVENIMWAFVAALIVAVVSTILNTLLGTTDE, from the coding sequence ATGGAGGGATCCAGCATGGCACGTGACGAGAAGGACAAGCGCCCTTCAGGGATAGTCTTGCTGGCGATCAGGTTCCTTATTAACGCCCTGGCCCTATGGCTCGCGGCGGAGCTATTGCCGGGCCTCGACATCGCCGACTGGAAGGCGCTGCTTGGCACCGCACTGATTTTCGGACTGGTTAACGCGGTCATCAAGCCCTTTGTCAAGCTGATCGGACTGCCATTGACGTGCCTCACACTGGGGCTCTTCGCGCTGGTCATCAACACGCTCATGTTGCTTCTGGCGGTCTGGCTTGCGAGTCTGCTGGACCTGGCTGTCGAGGTGGAAAACATCATGTGGGCGTTCGTGGCGGCCCTGATCGTGGCTGTCGTCAGCACGATTCTGAACACTCTTCTTGGCACGACGGACGAATAG
- a CDS encoding AbrB/MazE/SpoVT family DNA-binding domain-containing protein, giving the protein MAKVTSKGQVTIPKDVRERLGIEPGDEIEFVESDGEIKVAKHFTGSPFDKFVGYLKHLKGRTTDELIEEMRGER; this is encoded by the coding sequence GTGGCAAAAGTGACCAGCAAAGGGCAAGTAACTATACCCAAAGATGTTCGCGAACGGCTTGGAATCGAGCCGGGGGATGAGATCGAGTTCGTCGAGAGTGACGGCGAAATCAAGGTCGCTAAACATTTCACCGGATCCCCATTCGACAAGTTCGTGGGCTACTTGAAGCACCTCAAGGGGAGGACCACGGACGAGCTCATTGAGGAGATGCGTGGGGAGAGATGA
- a CDS encoding type II toxin-antitoxin system VapC family toxin: MITALDTNIILDIVVPDTADVRTSKALLERAGREGALVICEVVYAEVAARFQDGSALDFFMQETRIRLSASTPEALAEAGVAWTKFASNRRRKVQCGSCGREQDIVCIDCSQTISFRQRVLADFLIGGHALLQADRLLTRDQRYFRTYFATLKLGPELDPSN, from the coding sequence ATGATAACGGCCCTGGATACGAATATCATCCTTGATATCGTAGTCCCCGACACGGCGGACGTCCGAACTTCAAAAGCCCTTCTGGAAAGGGCCGGTAGAGAGGGCGCCCTCGTGATCTGCGAGGTCGTATATGCGGAGGTGGCTGCCCGCTTTCAGGATGGTTCGGCGTTGGACTTTTTCATGCAAGAAACCCGGATTCGCCTGTCAGCCAGCACGCCAGAGGCATTGGCGGAAGCGGGAGTTGCCTGGACGAAGTTTGCGTCAAACCGGAGGCGCAAAGTGCAGTGCGGCTCTTGCGGACGAGAACAAGACATCGTCTGCATCGATTGCTCCCAAACAATCAGCTTCCGCCAACGAGTTCTCGCAGACTTTCTCATTGGTGGCCATGCGTTGCTACAGGCCGACCGCCTGTTAACTCGTGACCAGCGTTACTTTCGCACATACTTTGCAACACTCAAATTGGGGCCGGAGCTCGACCCCTCAAACTAG
- a CDS encoding 6-bladed beta-propeller has protein sequence MSRPYALLRAGFPYYKTIGARGRTILPNDMTIAPDGTIYTLCQGTNYGKGNPGPIYITNLEDEYIGSMAWRNAQYGPYGHCQFHWPCQIVIDGKNRLFCSDQAFDYLQVFNRDAEYLGRFGEAGTGPGQFNRPSGLAVDAQDNLYVVDSLNHRIQKFDKNGRFVSMFGSLGSEPGQFNMPWGTHVDSEHDEIYVADWRNDRVQVFDMNWEFQFQFGESGSGKGQLNRPMGIAVDKDGDIYVCDWGNNRVQLFDKTGRYIQQFLGDATLSRQEIEVYLRRHSAKQNRLRIEADNEQEKLFAGPRSVRVDSEGHMFVVEADHYRIQVYKKQAIVLTEMDVAPPLKVPTMNQN, from the coding sequence ATGTCCCGACCCTATGCCCTGCTTCGTGCGGGATTCCCGTACTACAAGACGATCGGAGCGCGCGGGAGGACAATCCTGCCTAACGACATGACCATTGCGCCGGACGGCACCATCTACACGCTGTGCCAGGGCACCAACTACGGCAAGGGCAACCCCGGGCCGATCTACATCACTAACCTTGAAGACGAGTACATCGGCAGCATGGCGTGGCGGAACGCCCAGTACGGGCCGTATGGCCACTGCCAGTTCCACTGGCCCTGCCAGATCGTTATCGACGGCAAGAATCGGCTGTTTTGCTCGGACCAGGCCTTCGACTACCTGCAGGTCTTCAACAGGGACGCCGAGTATCTTGGCCGGTTTGGAGAGGCCGGGACCGGCCCCGGCCAGTTCAACCGTCCATCGGGCCTTGCCGTGGACGCTCAGGATAACCTGTACGTCGTCGACTCTCTCAACCACCGCATCCAGAAGTTCGACAAGAATGGGCGTTTTGTTTCAATGTTCGGCTCGCTCGGCTCGGAGCCAGGCCAGTTCAACATGCCGTGGGGCACCCACGTGGACAGCGAGCACGACGAGATCTACGTGGCAGACTGGCGCAACGACCGCGTTCAGGTCTTCGATATGAACTGGGAGTTCCAGTTCCAGTTCGGAGAGTCCGGCAGCGGAAAGGGGCAGCTCAACAGGCCAATGGGCATAGCCGTGGACAAAGATGGCGACATCTACGTGTGTGACTGGGGCAACAACAGGGTGCAGCTATTCGACAAGACGGGACGCTATATCCAGCAGTTCCTCGGAGACGCCACGCTCTCCAGGCAGGAGATCGAGGTCTACCTGAGGCGGCACTCGGCCAAGCAGAACCGGTTGAGGATTGAGGCTGACAACGAGCAGGAGAAGCTCTTCGCCGGCCCGCGCTCCGTGCGGGTGGACTCCGAGGGCCACATGTTTGTGGTGGAGGCCGACCACTACCGCATCCAGGTGTACAAGAAGCAGGCCATTGTTCTCACGGAAATGGACGTGGCCCCGCCCCTCAAAGTCCCCACGATGAACCAGAACTAG
- a CDS encoding polyhydroxyalkanoate depolymerase, whose product MPHVYGSSATAQSKYTAKRAAGPIKIDGKLDEPSWKLAQKSTRFVDLVTGQPVEHDTRAAVLWDDDYLYVGFWVEEPDVRGTLTERDSFIWNDNDVEVFIDGGDTYYEFEMNSLGTVLEIFWIWKDVYKRGGKFDIPEFDLFGGNVWVLNGLDGRKHPRGARWGFLDWDMKGLKTAIHIDGTLNKRDDTDKGWTAEIAFPWKSMKWLANGRSLPPKEGDVWRIDFSRFQQYDKETKPLPSWVVKDSPGWVWNMHGLYDSHIPECFVQVSFSEKSVGK is encoded by the coding sequence ATGCCACACGTTTACGGAAGCTCGGCGACGGCGCAGTCAAAGTACACCGCCAAGCGCGCGGCAGGGCCGATCAAGATCGACGGCAAGCTGGACGAGCCCTCGTGGAAGCTGGCGCAGAAGTCGACACGCTTCGTGGACCTCGTCACCGGCCAGCCTGTGGAGCACGACACCCGCGCTGCCGTCCTGTGGGACGACGACTACCTGTACGTGGGCTTCTGGGTGGAGGAGCCGGACGTTCGCGGCACGCTGACGGAGCGCGATTCGTTCATCTGGAACGACAACGACGTCGAGGTCTTCATCGACGGCGGAGACACGTACTACGAGTTCGAGATGAACTCGCTCGGGACCGTCCTGGAGATCTTCTGGATCTGGAAGGATGTGTACAAGCGCGGCGGTAAGTTCGATATCCCCGAGTTCGACCTCTTCGGCGGCAACGTCTGGGTCCTGAACGGGCTGGACGGCCGCAAGCACCCGCGCGGCGCGCGCTGGGGCTTCCTGGACTGGGACATGAAGGGGCTCAAGACGGCGATTCACATCGACGGCACGCTGAACAAGCGCGACGACACGGATAAAGGCTGGACGGCGGAGATCGCGTTCCCCTGGAAAAGCATGAAGTGGCTGGCGAACGGCCGCTCACTGCCGCCCAAAGAGGGCGACGTGTGGCGTATCGACTTCTCCCGCTTTCAGCAGTACGACAAGGAGACGAAGCCGCTCCCGAGCTGGGTGGTCAAGGACAGCCCCGGCTGGGTGTGGAACATGCACGGCCTCTACGACTCCCACATCCCGGAGTGCTTCGTGCAGGTGAGCTTCAGCGAGAAGTCCGTGGGGAAATAA